From Selenomonas ruminantium AC2024, a single genomic window includes:
- the truA gene encoding tRNA pseudouridine(38-40) synthase TruA, with protein sequence MKSEHKEEMKARKRNIALKVAYDGTAYHGFQRQSPPVVAVQNVLEKKLAIIFGDTIELAASGRTDAGVHAYGQVVNFFTNGSIPIDRVPMAVNSLLPDDIVVKEAWEADEDFSARHSAKAKTYIYRIQQGTTPNPLTARYAWYERRKLDMSKMQAALDLIKGTHDFSAFRAAGGAPMSPVRTIYEAKVEERPGDMLEFTIYGNGFLYHMVRNIIGTVANVGLGRISVERFAEIMASLDRHQASATAPACGLYLYSVEY encoded by the coding sequence ATGAAGAGTGAACACAAAGAAGAAATGAAGGCCCGAAAACGGAATATTGCGCTGAAGGTGGCTTATGATGGCACGGCGTATCATGGTTTCCAACGGCAGAGTCCGCCAGTGGTCGCGGTGCAGAATGTGCTGGAAAAGAAGCTGGCCATTATCTTTGGTGATACCATTGAACTGGCAGCTTCGGGGCGCACCGATGCAGGGGTTCATGCCTATGGGCAGGTGGTCAATTTCTTTACCAATGGCAGTATTCCCATCGACAGAGTGCCTATGGCGGTCAACAGTTTGCTGCCGGATGATATTGTGGTCAAGGAGGCCTGGGAGGCTGACGAGGACTTCAGTGCCCGTCATAGTGCCAAGGCCAAGACCTATATCTATCGGATACAGCAGGGCACAACGCCCAACCCGTTGACGGCCCGCTATGCTTGGTATGAACGGCGCAAACTTGACATGTCAAAAATGCAGGCGGCGCTCGATTTAATCAAGGGTACGCATGATTTCAGCGCCTTTCGGGCTGCAGGGGGCGCGCCCATGAGTCCGGTGCGCACCATCTATGAGGCCAAGGTCGAGGAAAGGCCGGGCGATATGCTCGAATTTACCATTTATGGCAATGGCTTTCTCTATCATATGGTACGCAATATCATTGGCACGGTGGCAAACGTAGGCTTAGGGCGCATCAGTGTGGAGCGATTTGCGGAGATTATGGCAAGCCTTGACCGTCATCAGGCCAGTGCGACTGCCCCTGCCTGCGGGCTATATTTGTACAGTGTTGAGTATTGA
- a CDS encoding energy-coupling factor transporter ATPase: protein MAFIEVNNLTHIYSQGTEQEFCALRDVSFKIEQGEFVAILGANGSGKSTLARHLNGLLLPTEGRCQIQNLDTRNPQDVWQIRRQVGMVFQNPDNQLIAGVVEDDVAFGPENLGMEPAKIRQQVTDSLKAVGMENFRKFAPHLLSGGQKQRVAIAGALAMNTNCLILDEATAMLDPQGRKEVMATVERLHQERELTLIVITHFMDEAAKADRVLVMEKGQLVQSGKPQEIFADAPRMHKLGLAVPLAVELAWQLRQGGLQLPHDILSADDLIAALEARYVH, encoded by the coding sequence ATGGCATTTATAGAGGTAAACAATCTGACACATATATACAGTCAGGGCACAGAGCAGGAATTTTGCGCTTTGCGGGATGTGAGTTTTAAGATCGAGCAGGGAGAGTTTGTGGCGATTTTGGGAGCCAATGGTTCCGGTAAGTCCACCCTTGCCCGACATTTGAATGGACTTTTGCTGCCGACGGAGGGCAGATGCCAGATTCAAAATTTGGACACGCGCAATCCGCAGGATGTTTGGCAGATTCGCCGTCAGGTCGGCATGGTGTTTCAGAATCCGGACAATCAGCTGATTGCCGGCGTGGTGGAAGATGATGTGGCCTTCGGCCCGGAGAATCTGGGCATGGAACCGGCCAAAATCCGCCAGCAGGTAACGGATTCGTTAAAAGCTGTAGGCATGGAGAATTTTCGAAAGTTTGCGCCGCATTTACTGTCTGGCGGTCAAAAGCAGCGGGTAGCTATCGCCGGGGCGTTAGCTATGAATACCAACTGCCTGATACTTGACGAAGCTACAGCGATGCTCGACCCGCAGGGGCGCAAGGAAGTGATGGCCACAGTGGAACGATTGCACCAAGAGCGCGAGCTGACCCTTATCGTTATCACGCATTTTATGGATGAGGCGGCCAAGGCTGACCGGGTACTGGTCATGGAGAAAGGTCAGCTGGTGCAAAGCGGCAAACCGCAGGAGATTTTTGCCGATGCACCCCGCATGCATAAACTGGGACTGGCGGTGCCTTTGGCTGTGGAACTGGCCTGGCAGCTGCGTCAGGGCGGGTTGCAACTTCCTCATGATATTTTAAGTGCTGATGATTTGATTGCTGCGCTGGAGGCCCGTTATGTCCATTGA
- a CDS encoding energy-coupling factor transporter ATPase, with protein MSIELKNVTYIYMPKTPYERIALDAVSLVIEQGSFTAIAGHTGSGKSTLVQHLNGLLRPADGEVLVDGVKLHGKNKEDKVKAWHARQQVGMVFQYAETQLFEETIEKDIAFGPQNQGLSEEETKERVKEAMELVGLSYEKCKDVSPFALSGGQMRRVAIAGVLAMHPKYLVLDEPAAGLDPRGREELMATIQKLHHKWKLTIVFVSHSMEDIARLADRMVVMQAGHLRAVGTPAEIFADAQLLQETGLEPPQMMQIMQKLQAAGLPVNEHALTPEAGLQSLREVFHVK; from the coding sequence ATGTCCATTGAGTTAAAAAATGTTACCTATATCTATATGCCCAAAACTCCTTATGAACGCATTGCTTTAGATGCTGTTTCTCTGGTTATTGAGCAGGGAAGTTTTACGGCCATTGCCGGGCACACAGGCTCGGGAAAGTCCACTTTGGTACAACACTTAAATGGACTGCTCAGGCCTGCTGATGGTGAAGTGCTGGTGGATGGCGTAAAACTGCATGGGAAGAACAAGGAAGACAAGGTCAAAGCATGGCATGCCCGTCAGCAGGTGGGCATGGTGTTTCAGTATGCGGAGACGCAGCTCTTTGAGGAAACCATCGAAAAAGATATTGCCTTTGGTCCGCAGAATCAGGGCCTTAGTGAAGAAGAAACAAAAGAGCGTGTTAAGGAAGCCATGGAACTGGTGGGCTTATCCTACGAGAAGTGTAAAGATGTGTCTCCGTTTGCGTTAAGCGGCGGGCAGATGCGCCGGGTAGCTATCGCCGGTGTCCTGGCCATGCATCCCAAGTATCTTGTGCTGGATGAACCGGCAGCGGGACTTGACCCGCGGGGGCGGGAAGAACTGATGGCTACCATTCAGAAACTGCACCACAAATGGAAGCTGACCATCGTCTTTGTGTCCCATAGCATGGAAGACATTGCGCGGCTGGCTGATAGAATGGTGGTTATGCAGGCCGGGCATCTGCGTGCTGTTGGAACGCCGGCAGAAATTTTTGCCGATGCCCAGCTTTTGCAGGAGACTGGTTTGGAACCGCCGCAGATGATGCAGATTATGCAAAAGCTCCAAGCTGCCGGTCTGCCTGTGAACGAACATGCGTTGACGCCGGAGGCAGGCCTGCAATCGCTTAGGGAGGTATTCCATGTTAAATAA
- a CDS encoding 2-hydroxyacyl-CoA dehydratase, which translates to MKSLLNVGIDVGSTTIKLVVLDHEKNILYKNYARHFSEIGNALQENLTQLKSLVGEKKFTFALTGSAGMGIAQRIGLPFVQEVIACAAAVKNLIPQTDTVVELGGEDAKITYFGEAPEQRMNGVCAGGTGSFIDHMASLLSTDASGLNELAEKGKQIYTIASRCGVFAKTDIQALMNDGAEKADIALSIFQAVVNQTIGNLAQGRPIDGHVAFLGGPLHFLPELRKRFIETLKLDDDHVVDVDYGNYFVAMGAALSDEAQEMDVARLEKGIAEAKTAAASETRQADFTLFESDAEYEAFKARHDKDKVKRGDIAGYQGPVYVGIDAGSTTTKITAIGRDKEILYTSYGSNQGSPLSTVVREMQELYKAMPEGAYIASTMTTGYGEAIVKAALHADGGEVETFAHLRAAQEFCPEVTFVLDIGGQDMKCFFVKDGNIGNITLNEACSAGCGSFIQNFAEGLSMTPAQFAQKALKSKAPVDLGTRCTVFMNSKVKQAQKEGAEVADISAGIAFSVIKNALFKVMQLKDVRELGDHIVVQGGTFYNDAVLRCMEKLLDREVIRPDIAGLMGAYGAAILAQESGQEHSSILPLAKLQNFHVETSSYRCKGCGNSCLITMQKFPDGGKYFTGNRCERGVGGQKQTEEETPNIYTYKYNRVFKYYRPLEHPSRGTIGIPRVLNMYEDYPFWFTFLTFLGYRVELSGKSSAKMYYKGMATVPSDSLCYPAKITHGHIMDLVEKGIKKIFYPCAPYNMEDEVHASDNHFNCPIVASYAENIRGNMDVLRQQEVEFIQPFVPINDKKRLTARLFEELGKRENISKQEIASAVEAAYVEIARYREDVRDYGRKILEHIERTGQQAIMLVGRPYHVDPEINHGIPEMIQSYKLPVLSEDAVYHLPVKAQRLQVVNQWSYHARLYHAAQFVAEHPNLTLIQFSSFGCGLDALTTEQVKDILEKHQRIYTMIKLDEVSNLGAARIRLRSLMAALARKKPIAYQAVPDIERPHFTEDCKKTHTVLAPQMAPIHFELFKTVLNKHGLKAVIPPMPDKHAIDTGLRYVHNDMCYPAIVVIGQLISALKDGLCDPDHTSIMLFQTCGACRATNYLSVLRQALKHAGFPQVPVFAVHGLKEETDSFHMGRGMLVDAIKAAVYGDTLMNVRNRMMPYEITKGSTKVLFDKWMERAKEEIVRGNYFRFRKNIKAMVKEFDHLPIDEQLWKPKVGIVGEILVKYHPVANNHIEKVLMDEGAEVVMPDFVDFFLYSAYDAIAKRNLLAGSYKEEVFGKMFINILEFFRRPMKKALQESRHFQPPHSIYETAAMASRHVSLGNMAGEGWFLTGEMVKLIDSGVPNVVCLQPFGCLPNHITGKGVMHELRNAYKGANITAIDCDAGSSEVNQLNRLKLMLAVAKERGPQQEKQESDNMAINR; encoded by the coding sequence ATGAAGTCCCTTTTGAATGTGGGTATAGATGTGGGCTCCACGACCATTAAATTGGTGGTGCTTGATCATGAGAAGAACATTCTCTACAAGAACTATGCCCGGCATTTTTCAGAAATTGGCAATGCCTTGCAGGAGAATCTGACGCAGCTGAAATCTCTGGTGGGAGAGAAGAAGTTTACCTTCGCGCTTACTGGGTCAGCAGGTATGGGCATTGCTCAGCGTATAGGCCTGCCCTTCGTGCAGGAGGTTATTGCCTGCGCAGCAGCCGTAAAAAATCTCATACCGCAGACGGATACCGTGGTGGAACTCGGCGGCGAGGATGCCAAGATAACCTACTTCGGTGAAGCACCGGAACAGCGCATGAACGGCGTTTGTGCCGGCGGCACCGGTTCCTTTATCGACCATATGGCTTCTTTGCTTTCTACGGATGCCTCCGGCCTTAATGAACTGGCGGAGAAAGGCAAGCAGATTTACACCATTGCGTCTCGCTGCGGCGTGTTTGCCAAGACGGATATTCAGGCGCTTATGAACGATGGCGCAGAAAAAGCCGATATCGCCCTGTCCATCTTTCAGGCGGTAGTCAATCAGACGATTGGCAATCTGGCACAGGGGCGTCCCATTGACGGCCATGTGGCCTTTTTGGGCGGCCCGTTGCATTTCCTGCCGGAGCTGCGCAAGCGGTTTATTGAAACATTGAAGCTCGATGATGACCATGTGGTTGACGTGGATTACGGCAACTACTTTGTGGCCATGGGGGCTGCTCTGTCCGATGAAGCGCAGGAGATGGATGTGGCTCGTCTGGAAAAGGGCATTGCTGAGGCGAAAACAGCTGCCGCCAGCGAAACCCGCCAGGCGGATTTTACGTTGTTTGAAAGTGATGCGGAGTATGAAGCATTCAAGGCCCGTCACGATAAAGACAAGGTAAAGCGCGGGGATATAGCAGGCTATCAAGGCCCGGTTTACGTGGGCATTGATGCTGGTTCCACCACTACGAAAATAACGGCGATTGGCCGGGATAAGGAAATTCTTTATACGTCTTACGGCAGCAATCAGGGTTCCCCGCTTTCTACGGTTGTGCGGGAAATGCAGGAACTCTATAAGGCTATGCCGGAAGGTGCTTATATTGCCAGCACCATGACCACGGGCTATGGTGAAGCCATCGTTAAGGCGGCTTTGCACGCTGATGGTGGCGAGGTTGAAACCTTTGCCCATCTGCGGGCCGCGCAGGAGTTCTGTCCCGAAGTTACCTTTGTGCTCGATATTGGCGGTCAGGATATGAAGTGCTTCTTCGTCAAGGACGGCAATATCGGCAATATCACGCTGAATGAGGCGTGCTCGGCAGGCTGTGGCTCCTTTATCCAGAACTTTGCCGAAGGCCTGTCCATGACGCCTGCGCAGTTTGCACAGAAGGCCTTGAAATCTAAGGCGCCTGTGGATTTGGGCACGCGCTGTACGGTATTCATGAATTCCAAGGTCAAGCAGGCCCAGAAGGAAGGGGCAGAAGTCGCCGATATTTCTGCGGGCATCGCTTTTTCCGTCATCAAGAATGCCTTGTTCAAGGTCATGCAGCTCAAAGATGTGCGGGAACTTGGCGACCATATTGTCGTGCAGGGCGGTACCTTCTATAACGACGCGGTACTGCGCTGTATGGAAAAACTGCTGGACAGAGAAGTTATCCGTCCCGATATCGCCGGCCTCATGGGCGCTTATGGCGCTGCGATTCTGGCGCAGGAAAGCGGGCAGGAGCATTCGTCAATCCTGCCGCTTGCTAAACTGCAGAATTTCCATGTGGAAACCAGCTCTTACCGCTGCAAAGGCTGCGGCAACAGCTGTCTGATTACTATGCAGAAATTCCCGGATGGCGGCAAGTATTTCACGGGCAACCGCTGTGAACGCGGCGTTGGCGGCCAGAAGCAGACCGAAGAAGAAACGCCGAACATCTACACCTATAAATACAACCGTGTATTCAAATACTATCGTCCTTTGGAACATCCGAGCCGTGGTACGATTGGTATTCCGCGCGTGCTTAATATGTACGAGGATTATCCCTTCTGGTTCACCTTCCTGACCTTCCTGGGTTATCGGGTGGAACTGTCGGGCAAGTCCAGTGCGAAGATGTACTACAAGGGCATGGCTACGGTGCCCTCTGATTCCCTGTGCTATCCGGCCAAGATTACGCATGGCCATATCATGGACTTGGTGGAAAAGGGCATCAAGAAGATTTTCTATCCCTGCGCGCCCTATAACATGGAGGACGAGGTGCATGCTTCGGACAATCATTTCAACTGTCCGATTGTGGCGTCCTATGCGGAAAATATCCGCGGGAATATGGATGTTCTGCGCCAGCAGGAAGTGGAATTCATCCAGCCCTTTGTGCCGATAAACGATAAAAAACGGCTGACGGCCCGCCTGTTCGAGGAGCTCGGCAAGCGGGAAAACATCAGCAAACAGGAAATTGCCAGCGCGGTGGAGGCAGCCTATGTGGAAATTGCCCGTTACCGTGAAGATGTGCGCGATTATGGCAGAAAAATTCTGGAACATATTGAGCGTACCGGACAGCAGGCGATTATGCTGGTGGGGCGCCCTTATCATGTGGACCCGGAAATTAACCACGGCATTCCCGAGATGATTCAGTCCTATAAACTGCCGGTGCTCTCTGAGGATGCCGTCTATCATCTGCCGGTCAAGGCACAGCGTCTGCAGGTAGTCAACCAGTGGAGCTATCATGCCCGTCTGTACCATGCGGCGCAGTTCGTGGCTGAACATCCGAATCTGACACTGATTCAGTTCAGCTCCTTCGGCTGTGGCCTCGACGCTTTGACCACGGAGCAGGTCAAGGATATTCTGGAAAAACATCAGCGCATCTACACGATGATTAAACTCGATGAGGTATCCAACCTTGGTGCGGCGCGGATTCGCCTGCGCTCCCTGATGGCGGCGCTGGCCCGCAAAAAGCCGATTGCTTATCAGGCGGTGCCGGATATCGAGCGACCGCACTTTACGGAGGACTGCAAAAAGACCCATACCGTGCTGGCCCCGCAGATGGCACCGATTCACTTTGAACTCTTCAAGACCGTGCTCAACAAGCATGGCTTAAAGGCTGTGATTCCGCCGATGCCGGACAAGCATGCCATTGATACAGGCCTGCGCTATGTGCATAACGATATGTGCTATCCGGCCATTGTGGTTATCGGCCAGCTGATTTCCGCCTTGAAGGACGGACTCTGCGACCCTGACCATACGAGTATCATGCTGTTCCAGACCTGTGGTGCCTGCCGGGCCACCAACTATCTGAGCGTTTTGCGGCAGGCATTGAAGCATGCCGGCTTCCCGCAGGTGCCGGTGTTTGCTGTTCATGGCCTTAAGGAGGAAACAGATTCCTTCCATATGGGACGCGGCATGCTCGTAGACGCCATCAAGGCGGCCGTCTACGGTGATACTCTCATGAACGTGCGCAACCGTATGATGCCTTATGAAATCACCAAGGGTTCTACGAAGGTTCTGTTTGATAAGTGGATGGAACGAGCCAAGGAAGAAATCGTTCGCGGCAATTACTTCCGTTTCCGGAAAAATATCAAGGCTATGGTCAAAGAATTTGACCACCTGCCCATTGATGAACAACTCTGGAAACCGAAGGTGGGCATCGTGGGCGAAATCCTCGTGAAGTATCACCCGGTGGCCAACAACCATATCGAAAAAGTTCTGATGGACGAAGGTGCCGAAGTGGTCATGCCAGATTTTGTGGATTTCTTCCTCTATTCGGCTTATGATGCCATTGCCAAGCGGAATCTCTTGGCAGGCTCTTACAAGGAAGAAGTCTTCGGCAAGATGTTTATCAATATCTTGGAATTCTTCCGCCGTCCCATGAAGAAGGCCCTGCAGGAAAGCAGACACTTCCAGCCGCCTCATTCCATTTACGAAACGGCGGCCATGGCTTCCCGCCATGTAAGCCTGGGCAATATGGCCGGTGAAGGCTGGTTCCTGACCGGCGAAATGGTCAAGCTCATCGACTCCGGTGTGCCCAATGTGGTCTGCCTGCAGCCCTTCGGCTGCCTGCCCAACCATATTACGGGCAAGGGCGTTATGCATGAACTGCGCAATGCCTACAAGGGCGCCAATATCACAGCCATCGACTGCGATGCCGGTTCCAGTGAAGTCAACCAGCTCAACCGTCTCAAACTCATGCTCGCCGTAGCCAAAGAGCGCGGCCCGCAGCAGGAAAAACAGGAATCTGACAATATGGCGATAAACCGTTGA
- the cysK gene encoding cysteine synthase A, with amino-acid sequence MAKIYNSVTELIGNTPLLKANNFIEANDLQANILVKLEYLNPAGSVKDRIAKAMIEQAEKEGKITKDTVIIEPTSGNTGIGLASFAAARGYKAVLTMPETMSVERRNLLKAYGAQIVLTDGAKGMKGAIAKAEELAKETPNAFIPSQFTNQANPAIHEATTGPEIWQDADGKVDAFIAGVGTGGTLTGVGRYLKKQNAAVHVVAVEPESSPVLSQGTAGPHKIQGIGAGFVPETLDTKVYDEVLPISNEDAFKYGRQFAHSEGVLVGISAGAALAAAVQLAKRPEFAGKNIVALLPDTGDRYLSTELFND; translated from the coding sequence ATGGCAAAGATTTACAACAGTGTAACTGAGCTTATCGGCAATACGCCGCTCTTAAAAGCAAATAATTTCATTGAAGCAAATGACCTGCAGGCCAATATTCTGGTCAAGCTGGAATATCTGAATCCTGCCGGCAGTGTCAAAGACCGCATTGCCAAAGCCATGATTGAGCAGGCGGAAAAAGAAGGCAAAATCACCAAAGACACGGTGATTATCGAGCCGACCAGCGGCAATACGGGCATTGGGCTGGCCAGCTTTGCCGCAGCCCGTGGCTACAAGGCTGTTTTGACCATGCCGGAAACCATGAGCGTGGAGCGCCGCAATCTCTTGAAGGCCTATGGTGCACAGATTGTGCTGACCGATGGTGCCAAGGGCATGAAGGGCGCCATTGCCAAGGCCGAAGAACTGGCAAAAGAGACGCCGAATGCGTTCATTCCCTCTCAGTTTACGAATCAGGCAAATCCGGCTATTCACGAAGCAACGACCGGACCGGAAATCTGGCAGGATGCGGATGGCAAAGTCGATGCCTTTATCGCTGGTGTAGGCACGGGCGGCACGCTTACGGGCGTAGGTCGTTATCTCAAAAAGCAGAATGCAGCTGTGCATGTCGTGGCCGTCGAGCCGGAAAGTTCGCCGGTACTCAGTCAAGGCACAGCTGGCCCGCACAAGATTCAGGGCATTGGTGCAGGTTTTGTGCCGGAAACACTCGATACCAAGGTCTACGATGAAGTCCTGCCCATCAGCAACGAAGATGCCTTCAAATATGGCCGTCAGTTTGCCCATAGCGAAGGCGTGCTGGTCGGTATCTCCGCCGGTGCAGCACTAGCGGCAGCCGTTCAGCTGGCCAAGCGTCCGGAATTTGCGGGTAAGAACATCGTGGCTTTGCTGCCCGATACGGGGGACCGCTATCTTTCCACAGAACTCTTTAATGACTAA
- a CDS encoding energy-coupling factor transporter transmembrane component T family protein: MLNNIMIGQYFPGDSFLHRMDARVKICLLLVLLIEVFVFTSAPVYIGMSVVTLLLIMISHVPVRMVLRSLKPLWWIILFTFVLHLFSHPGREIYRIWQFVITQEGVEQGALISVRLMLLIILSTLLTFTTSPLKLTDALESLLSPFKRLGLPAHELAMMMTIALRFIPTLISETDKIMKAQQSRGADFVTGSILSRLKNMVPILVPLFLSAFRRADDLALAMEARCYRGGEGRTRMKEMKLARLDYVAIAIFSLVSVGLGVSYTL; this comes from the coding sequence ATGTTAAATAATATTATGATTGGTCAGTATTTTCCTGGCGATTCTTTTTTGCATAGAATGGATGCCCGCGTGAAGATATGTCTGCTGCTGGTTCTGCTCATTGAAGTCTTTGTCTTTACCAGCGCACCTGTTTATATTGGCATGAGTGTTGTAACTCTTTTGCTGATTATGATTTCCCATGTCCCTGTGCGCATGGTACTGCGTTCGCTAAAGCCCTTGTGGTGGATTATTCTCTTTACCTTTGTGCTGCATCTGTTCAGCCATCCGGGGCGGGAAATTTACCGCATTTGGCAGTTTGTTATCACGCAGGAAGGTGTGGAGCAGGGCGCGTTAATTAGTGTGCGGTTAATGCTCTTAATCATACTTAGCACGTTGCTGACCTTTACGACCAGTCCGCTCAAATTGACGGATGCGCTGGAGAGCCTATTGTCACCGTTCAAGCGTCTGGGGCTACCGGCGCATGAGCTCGCGATGATGATGACCATTGCTCTGCGGTTTATTCCGACGCTTATCAGTGAGACAGATAAAATCATGAAGGCGCAGCAGTCGCGTGGTGCCGATTTTGTTACGGGCAGTATCTTGTCGCGGCTAAAAAATATGGTGCCGATTTTGGTGCCGCTCTTTTTGTCGGCGTTTCGCCGGGCAGATGATTTGGCGCTGGCCATGGAAGCGCGTTGTTACCGCGGGGGCGAAGGCCGTACCCGCATGAAGGAAATGAAGCTGGCAAGGCTGGATTATGTGGCGATTGCCATTTTTTCTCTGGTCAGCGTGGGATTAGGAGTTAGCTACACCTTATGA
- a CDS encoding O-acetylhomoserine aminocarboxypropyltransferase/cysteine synthase family protein: protein MSQYKFETLQLHVGQEQPDPASDARAVPIYQTTSYVFRNSQHAADRFGLADAGNIYGRLTNSTQDVFEKRIAALEGGTAALAVASGAAAITYTIQALAANGGHIVAQKTIYGGTYNLLAHTLTEFGVEATFVDAHDLAEVEGAIKENTRAIYLETLGNPNSDIPDIDAIAEIAHKHGLPLVIDNTFGTPYLIRPLEHGADIVVHSATKFIGGHGTTLGGVIVDGGSFDWKASGKYPGIADPNPSYHGVSFADVAGPAAFVTYVRAILLRDLGGAISPFNAFLLLQGVETLSLRLERHAENTKKVVEFLSKHPQVAKVNHPSLPDHPDHALYEKYFPNGGASIFTFEIKGGKEAAWKFIDNLEIFSLLANVADVKSLVIHPASTTHSQLTDEELADQGISQSTIRLSIGTEHIDDIIADLEKGFAAAK, encoded by the coding sequence ATGAGCCAGTACAAATTTGAAACCTTGCAGTTACATGTTGGACAGGAACAGCCGGACCCAGCATCGGATGCGCGTGCAGTACCCATTTATCAGACTACTTCCTATGTATTCCGCAACAGCCAGCATGCTGCTGACCGTTTTGGCCTGGCTGATGCCGGCAACATCTATGGCCGTCTGACCAACTCCACGCAGGATGTGTTTGAAAAACGCATCGCTGCTTTGGAAGGCGGCACGGCAGCTCTGGCCGTTGCTTCTGGTGCTGCAGCCATCACTTACACGATTCAGGCTTTGGCAGCAAATGGCGGTCATATCGTTGCGCAGAAGACGATTTACGGCGGCACGTACAATCTGCTGGCGCATACGTTAACGGAGTTTGGTGTGGAAGCTACCTTCGTCGATGCTCATGACCTTGCCGAAGTGGAAGGCGCCATCAAGGAAAATACGAGAGCCATCTATCTCGAAACGCTCGGCAATCCGAACAGCGACATTCCCGATATTGACGCCATTGCGGAAATTGCCCATAAGCATGGTCTGCCGCTCGTCATCGACAACACCTTTGGTACGCCGTATCTGATTCGTCCACTGGAACATGGTGCGGATATCGTGGTTCACTCGGCGACGAAATTCATCGGCGGTCATGGCACGACATTGGGGGGCGTGATTGTCGATGGCGGCAGCTTTGACTGGAAGGCCAGTGGCAAGTATCCGGGCATTGCTGACCCGAACCCCAGCTATCATGGCGTATCCTTTGCCGATGTGGCTGGCCCGGCTGCCTTTGTAACCTACGTAAGAGCCATCCTACTGCGCGACTTGGGCGGTGCGATTTCTCCGTTCAATGCCTTCCTGCTCTTGCAGGGCGTGGAAACCCTTTCCCTGCGTCTGGAACGCCATGCCGAGAACACGAAGAAAGTGGTGGAATTTCTGAGCAAGCATCCGCAGGTGGCTAAGGTTAACCATCCGTCCCTGCCGGATCATCCGGACCATGCACTCTACGAAAAGTATTTCCCGAACGGTGGTGCATCCATCTTTACGTTCGAAATCAAGGGTGGCAAAGAAGCGGCTTGGAAGTTTATCGACAATCTGGAAATCTTCTCCCTGCTTGCCAACGTGGCTGATGTCAAGAGCCTTGTCATTCATCCGGCATCCACGACGCATTCCCAGCTGACGGACGAGGAACTGGCTGACCAGGGCATTTCCCAGAGCACCATCCGTCTGTCCATCGGTACGGAACATATTGATGATATTATTGCAGACCTCGAAAAAGGTTTTGCAGCTGCCAAATAA